DNA sequence from the Candidatus Palauibacter australiensis genome:
GTCGTGTCCCGCCTCGTCACGCCGGGCGACCCCGATGGCAGCCGCCTCCTCAGGAAGACGCTCACGGTGCCGGCCGGCGGCGCCCCGCTCCACGTGGGCGGGAAGTTCTTCGAGTCGAAATCGGATCCGGAATGGCGGGCCATGGCCGATTGGGTCGCGGCGGCCGACCCGGTGGAGCGCCCCGCGCCGCCACGGCTCGACTTCGACTTCTTCCGCGACTGCGTCCAGAAGATGTACCTCGACAAGCGCCCGGGCGACGTGGAGTGCATCCACTGTCATGAGACCGGGGCGCGCGGCTTCGCGCGGCACATCCCCGAGGATCGCGACTTCTGGAACCAGGAAGAGTCGCGCGGCAACTTCGCGATCACGCGCCGCTACGTGGAGCCCGGCGAGCCAATGATGAGCCGACTCCTCACGCATCCCCTCCACCCGGCGGCGGGCGGCGACTATTTCCACGGCGGCCCCCGTCGCTGGGACACGATGGATGACCCCGAGTGGCAGATGCTCGCCGCGTGGGTGCGCGGCGAGACTCCCGAGTGCGTGGTCGGAGCGGAGGCTGACACGGGCGGTCGATGACGAAACCGCTCGACATCGCCGTCATCGGGGGCGGCATCGTCGGGCTTGCCACGGCCGACGCGATCCGGCGGGCCCGGCCGGATCTCTCGCTCACCGTGCTCGAGAAAGAGCCGGAGGTCGCGGCGCACCAGACGGGGCGAAACAGCGGCGTCATCCACGCCGGGCTGTACTACGCGCCGGGGTCGCTCAAGGCGCGGCTGTGCACGGAGGGTGCCGAGCGGCTGTTTCGCTACTGCGCCGAGCGAGGCATTCCGACCACGCGCACCGGCAAGATCGTCGTCGCCACTTCGCGCGATCAGCTCACGGCCCTCGCCGAACTCGAGCGGCGCGGGACGGCGAACGGCGTGGCCATGCAGCGGATCGGCCCCGGCGGAATCGCGGAGATCGAACCGCACGCGCGCGGCGTGGAGGCGCTCCACGTACCCGCCACCGGGGCGGTCGACTTCGGTGACGTGGCGCGGGCCTTCGCGGCGGATCTTTCCCGCGACGGCCACCCGATCCGCGCAGGCTTCGAGGTGCGGGAAGCCCGCCGCTCCGGGCGCCGCACCGTGCTCGCCGGCCCCCCGGGCGACATCGCCGCCAAAGTCGTCGTCAACTGCGCCGGGCTGCACGTCGACCGCGTGATGCGGATCCTGGGGCACGAACCCGATCTCAAGATTCTGCCCTTCCGGGGGGAGTACTGGGGCCTGTCGGAAACCGCCGCCGGGCTCGTACGGGGCCACATCTATCCGGTGCCGGACCCGCGGCTTCCCCATCTCGGCGTCCACTTCACCCGGAACGTCGCGGGACGCGTGGAACTCGGACCGAACGCGGTCTGGGCCTGGGGCCGGGAGGCCTACGGCCGCCTCTCGGCCCGCCTGCCCGACGCCCTCGAAGCGTTGAGCTACCGCGGTTTCCGGCGCCTGGCGCAGGCCCACTGGCGGACCGCCGTCGAGGAGCAGTGGCGCTCGCTGGACCGGCGCTCGGTCGTACGCAAGGCGCGCGCGATGCTTCCCGCACTCGAAGTGCGCGACCTCGAGGCATGGCGCTCCGGCATCCGCGCGCAGGCCGTGGACACGGATGGCGCCCTGATCCACGACTTCGTGATTCGGGAAGGGCCGGGGGTCGTGAACGTGCTCAACGCCCCCTCCCCGGCGGCCACCGCCTGCCTGGC
Encoded proteins:
- the lhgO gene encoding L-2-hydroxyglutarate oxidase — translated: MTKPLDIAVIGGGIVGLATADAIRRARPDLSLTVLEKEPEVAAHQTGRNSGVIHAGLYYAPGSLKARLCTEGAERLFRYCAERGIPTTRTGKIVVATSRDQLTALAELERRGTANGVAMQRIGPGGIAEIEPHARGVEALHVPATGAVDFGDVARAFAADLSRDGHPIRAGFEVREARRSGRRTVLAGPPGDIAAKVVVNCAGLHVDRVMRILGHEPDLKILPFRGEYWGLSETAAGLVRGHIYPVPDPRLPHLGVHFTRNVAGRVELGPNAVWAWGREAYGRLSARLPDALEALSYRGFRRLAQAHWRTAVEEQWRSLDRRSVVRKARAMLPALEVRDLEAWRSGIRAQAVDTDGALIHDFVIREGPGVVNVLNAPSPAATACLAIGHHIAGRALQQL